The stretch of DNA atttacattaaatattttagttAAAATGTCTTGaagattattttataaatttattacaCTAAAGTTGTACAGAATTCAAACGAATTGAATTTAGGAAAAAAACGAATCATTTAAGTCTTCTGTTTTTATTTGCGTAAATAAAGTATGATCAATGTTGTGATATTCCTGTCAATGATAAACCTTCATAAAAAACAACCCAAAACAACATTACAAGTAGTAGTGATTTCCTCATTCGTCTTTCAGTATAGTTTGTTTGTGTTGATTTACAAAAACTATTAATCTATCACAGATATTTCGGTAATGATAGCAATCATCGCTGGTTCAGTAGTAGAATTCTCGCCTGCCACACGGGaggcccgggttcgattcccgaCCGATGCACCATTATAGTAAAGAAACGTTAAACACgatttttttcataaagtaTTTCAATTCTTCAAATGATATTATCGTACTAGGCGACTgtgatattcaaattattttttaaaagatatacGAAGTTGTGAGTCCTTTGATTATGTATTACCTGTATTTACAGTATTAGTGCAGATGCTTctttaattatctttatttgcTTAGTTTGTAAGGAACGTTGGGAGACCCAATCCCCGGGGCCCTAATGAcgggaaaaataaaattatttttatccttGGAAAAAAACGTTCTCGCCTGCCACCGGGaggcccgggttcgattcctgccGATGCAcgattttattctttttatatataataagaaacgttaaacatgaaattttacataaaatcgTTACATGGAAAGTTTTTTTGAGTAGCATTATATGGTAAGTATTTTACAAAGGTTTCTACTTCAGTGTATAAAGGTATCTAAACTAGAAGTTAGTTGGTGCAATTTTATCAAATGTATTTTACCAGTTGtagacaaaacaaaatactatgtacatgtactagtatTAAGAAATCGATGTGGAAGACACCCcaatttaaatttacattttagtgGGTATTCCCAGATCCGAGGTGGCTGTGTATATCTCGTTGAACACAAAAGTGGATGAACGATTAAAATCTCGCATTTGATCCTCTGTGTAAGGATTTCAGAAAGAACTTGTCGGTAAAAAGTAGGTCAGTCGGATTTAATTTCCTCTTTCCTCGCGGTATACACCTCTCTAACATGCACCATGGAAAGGTGTTCATTCACACAAAAAATCAGCGAATACTTTCGTTAAAAGCAATAAAACCAGGGAAGACAATTCGTATTGATTTCTTGCAAAGATAACATTAATTCTCTGTGATTTCACAATCACAAGGTATTAAAAACCGCTTCTTTTTTGCATGACACAGATCTTTGTGTAATTTGAAATTTCGAActcaaatataatatattcttATATTGTGCATTGTAAATGTGATGAAGCTATGACATAAAGTCaatttatgataaattgttatacacaattcttatcattttagatatatcTGACAAGTTCCAAGTAGAAAGCCATGGCAATCCGGAAGAGTTAGCTCCCCTTttgtcatttacaaaataatgttaaattgCTTGTCCAGTTACAACGTCATATTCGTTACATATAACGAAGTCAGAGAACAAATCTAAAATTAGCACTTGAATCTACGACAAGAAGCCATTATGATATCTTTATCATATAGAATGATGATTCTTACGGGTTTTTTCCCAATGTAATTAAATAAGTTTTCATGATGAATCCAACTTTATGGGGAAATTCAAAGAATGATTTGTtccatcgtcggagacccatgggtgatcgcactacactacgtTACACtcagtgtagtgcgatcacacGTGGGTCTCCAACGATGGGCTTGTTCATGCAATAAGATTTGATTTATGTTTCCCAACGGCTGTCAAGGGAAAGTTAAACGTTTTAATAGGTACTCCTTGCTCCAAGATGGTCCTCgctaaaaacaaaatatgatatttgttCTCCTGTGTACggattttaaattgaatttatcGGTAAAAGTAGGTTAAACGGATTCAAATTTCACTTTTCACAAAATTTATTGCGGTATATACGTCGCCCCCACTTGATTGAAAACTTTCGAAAAAACGATAAAACTAGAAAATGCattctgtattgttttgttGAAAAGATGACAtgaattttaaattgtttaaaaatctaaattaaaacACAGTAAGAATTCTTGGTGACGATAATAATTAATGCGAAAtaatgtgtgtatgtatgtgcgAAAagaaatagaatcttacactcgtgactatgtgataagaaaattatcaaacgagttcaataatttaatattcCACGTGCCTTTAGGCGAATGACATATCAGATTATTTaacaagtttgataaatttcatatcacttagtcacgagtgtaagattctatttatcacatacctTTTGATGATAGAGATATAAGTAAAACTTAAGATTcgtttctatataaaacagtagaaatccggttTGGATGTGACATTTCCTTCTCTCACCATTTACTGATTTGTCACCGGTTTTAGCCGTAAGAGAATTCTCTGTCAACCCCTGGGGTATGACAGATCGCGTGCGCTACCCTTTTGAACCTGAAGATAATTACGTAACGTCATGTCTCCATGCGGTGTGATCATGACGTATattgttgatgacgtcatcaatattgacgtgcACACAACGGAACCATGTTCATGTCGCGGTGACAATGCTTCTTTTGGGCTATTTTCTCCTCCTTTTCTTTTGCATATGGAGAAAAAGATTCATTCCCTACCAatgagggtgtgacaacaaaatcacaaccctcgggGATTACCTTAATGTCCAACACTCGGCAAGCCTAGGATTGGACCTTCACGAATTACCCCTTGGGTTGTGATATCGTTGTCACGATAGGGAAAATTTTTATTAgcctactgagacaatcatacAGATTATGACGTCGAaactacctgtgacgtcacaatagtttTATTACACGTGTGTTTTTCGATATTTTGaaatggccgtatgacatggctggacatTTATGTGATAATGTGGTTTACGGTATGTCATTTCTGTATCTAGTCAGAATATTAACTATCGCAAATCTAGATTATTTTGTGTCGACACAATTTGTAATTCTATTATTAATCATATACAAATGGATATAGAAATAAGCTCGTATGGATGGATAAGGATCGtttcttttataataaatgaATCAACAACAATCTTTGTGCTTTGAGGAAAGTCTCACAGGAATTAATATGTTAATCATTTTATGCTAACACAGTTTGTAAttctattaaatatatacaaatggaCATGGGAATAAATTCCTATTTTCTTTGGATTTGCTACGTTACtggcttgttatttttttttttggaaaaatcgTCTGCTAAGTTTGTTTTATGGTTTCCCATCTTTAGGTGATCTCATACAAAATTTTAAGTGTACTATCTTATGATATATCTaagtaaatattgataattgatatttaattacTGTAATCAGGAATGAATCATCAGAAATTAAAACCACTACAAGGAGGTGAGATATGGAAAAATATTGCTGAACAATACAATTACTCTAGGTTTAAGTAAGGTgtatggaacgccatagctgtctcgtatggttcaaatatacttatatgaattggtattttcattatatgatatggttgtatcattatatgatttggttgtatcattatatgatttgatcttatcaatatttggtatcattttatctatatttgatttgatttgaccaaTGTATCATTTACTTCAaccattgtttcattttcatttgtcatggtattattttctgttaccattatatcaatcgatttcaccattatttgatttggtgacatatatatttgatttgcatctatcattgttttatttggtgttatcattgtattattttcatttatcgttatattatttgatttcatctttatttcatttgactTTACCATTGTATGATTCtactttacattatttacagacatcattattttattgcatatatactttatatgattatacttttccattatatggttatactttcccattgtatggttatactttttcTTTGTATGATTGTACTGTTTCATTGTATGTATGAGTGATGTAAGCGTCTCTGTGACTCCGATTCGGAACTTTTTACCGGGGTTATTTTCTGTCATGTGTCTGCCACCATGACACTACCGCCATGACACGAGGTGTAGAAGCTTGATCTTTTGATGCAGATGCTGCAGGTTTGTAAATTTTCTATCATGAAGTATTTATCAGCAGCTCCAGACATTCGAAAATCTATACGCACAGTTGGATATGCACACAATCACGATTACTGGTTGGGTCCCAGTACAGTaacaatttgggtacaatgacgttaacgttagtttgtatatttttaagcAGTTGATGAATTAGTCTAGATCTACGTTGAATTGTAACTTACCGGTATGTATAGGGCCGATTTGAGTCGGGACTGATTTAATTAAATACCATATATAAGTGACCATGGCATGACCTAAAAACAGATTGGGTACAACCCTGCATATgatatgggtaacagttacctaTTTGAGTAGTTACCTGTTTgtagtaatcaataagttacccaattGAGGAATTCtgtgaaaataaaacacatacTGGTTAGTAGGCcttatgttgtttttaaaaaaaaatattaaaaacggcgtcataatttttagaatgcCTTACAACTAAACAAAGAGTAAGACTCTATGTTTCTATGCATGAAATGTCAAATTCTGTTGTCTCATTTTGTTGTAACTTGTAAGATGACAATTTAGGTTTTCTccatcacagggatctgagaattagttatagattatataatcatggacccaccagagtgtcctaacacagggatctgagtattagttacagattatataaccatggacccaccagagtgcacCAAGACCAtctttagacgttttagaggtctaagcttagataaaaaaaaaaacgataaaaatcatactttacagTACATGGTACgatatacgagaagggtggcCAAAGCTCACAGACTCAAAGTTTCTAACCTGCCTACCTTAAGCGGcgataaaaacacatttctagcacatcttcataaaaacggttactaccgttggaaagagcgataattttcctttcaaaatcatcctacacatctatacaaagtgccgtcacAAAGACGATttaagccccattatgacaaacattacTCTGCATTTGTAGATTTTTGACAATTATTTAATTAAGATTCATACTGTCTGtaggatatatacatgtaatatgcgTGAGCGAGGCCTCCactgcaatctcattggccggATTAAAAATCTGTCTTCTTGGGAGGCATCGTATAGTAATCACTAGTTTATCTTTGGCGTCAACTACGCACTAGAGACGCATCGATAAAGGGGaaatttttatatctatatatagatttcACCATTAGTATTCAAACACATACACACTGTATATGTAGAAGAGAGactttttatcgttttttttttttatctagacctctaaaatgtctaaaaatgaTCTTGGGGCACTCTTCTTGttggtccatgattatataatctataactaaTTTTCAGAAACCTGTGTTCTCCATTGACTACAGTGCACAGCCCATCAGGGAAGTTcaatgtaaatgtcatggttgaatgagttttacctgtgttcttTTGTTAGCACCATAGTAACCTGTTTTagtttgtgacttttaccaaaattaaatcaatgaaGTTTGTCCCATTTAAAAATGTACTAAGTTATGTTTGTAATGGTGccatatcaaaattattacgccctttttttgataaaaaaatttaaaacttcatGGATTTTTCTTTCACATAATTCCTCATTTGGGTAATTTATGATTACTCAGacaggtaactgttacccatatgcaggtTTGTGCCCAACCTGTAAAAGGCATCGTATATACCCATTCATAAAGCTTTTAATGTCTGATGActattaaggcccatgggcctgtTGTTGTTCAACAAATTAGTGAGCATTTTCTGAATGAAGTGATATGTCACATTGTCACCAATGGGCCAATGGCATCCAAAATGTAGTCTTAGCAGACTTGGAACCTTcgatttaaaacaaacaaaaaaaaaaaaaaagaaagaaagaaaaacatgtTCATTAGCAGGCAATGTAAAATGTGCTTTTATCAATATTGAATAAgcaatgtaattttttttgtatatattcatgAATTACAGAAAAGCCTCATAACTTcttttgattgtatatatagataaagaTTTAAtctgtttttatgtttttgctTTTTAGCGAAAAATGGAGGACAATCAGATGtcagttattctcaagaagctTGACTTCGACCATGCATACAACAATTTTGAAAGAGAGAAAATAACGCCAGATATTGTTGGAAAACTATCTGCTGTTGAACTTGGAACATTGGGTATAGTCAACTCTTCTGACATGATGAAACTTAGAACTGAATGTGTAAAGTATGGTCACACTCCTCCTGCCAAAGTGTCATTGGATGGCAGGGCACCTGTATTTGACCTCCCAAAATGTACACTAGAGTATTTATTAGACAATGGATTTCAAATATCTGATATATGCAAGATACTGCAGGTTTCTGAAAGCACAGTTTATCGTAGAATGCGTGCctacaatttaagtaaaatgtcattttgtgACATTTCCAATGATATGCTTGatctaaacataaaaaaaatatgtggaGATTTCCCACTTTGTGGTGAAAATATGATAAAGCAAATTTTATCCAAGCAACTACATATCAAAGTTCAAAGATGGCGTATCCGGGATTCTATACACCGTATAGACTCTAAAGGAGTATCTCAGAGATGCAAGGGACGGCTCCACAGACGTGTGTATAATGTCTTGGCACCTAATCATTTGTGGCACATAGACACAAATCATAAACTTGTTAGGTGGCGGTTTGTAATAGCAGGTGGCATCGATGGTTTTAGCAGAAAGATCATGTTTTTGAAGTGTTGTGACAACAACAGATCTGAAACagtatttcaatgtttttcgtCGGGTGTTTCTGAATATGGCACACCAAATAAAGTTCGTTCTGATAAAGGTCTGGAAAATATTGATGTAGCAAACTTCATGCTATCTAAGAGAGGATTAACTGGGTTTATAACGGGGAAGAGTACGCACAATCAACGGATTGAACGTCTCTGGCGAGATGTTTATGAAGGAGTTTTAAgcttttttttacaatttgttcTATTATATGGAAGACCAGGGAATCTTGGACTGCTTGGACATCACTCATTTGCAAGCTcttcactatatatacatgaacgAAATTAACAGAAGACTTCATGTATGGTCTCAGGCATGGGATGCTCACAGAATCAGAACAGTGAAATCATCCCCTCAAGCTCTCTGGATTGCCGGTCAGTTTCAAAATACAACTGGTGCGGATCTAGACGAAGAAGCTTTAAATAACATTGGCGAAGAAAGTTTCAATTCAGAAGCCCTAAGAGGAGAGCATAATGAAAGGCCTATATTTGGTTCTCCAGCTGAACTTGATGAACAGTGTATGCAGATGTTAGCACTTGAAGTTAGTTCTCCTTGTTTTGATGTGAATTTTGGAATCAATGATTATGTAACATCTTTGAGAGTAATACGTTTTAAACAATGACAGTTAATTAATACCTATAGAAATAAATTACGGTTTGGTGTGTGGGATTAACTTTATAACCAACAAGAGGCTAATGAGTCTTACTGTAatagtcatctgactattgtcACAAtgcaacacctcaaagaataaagtagtggcaaacaattaaggcaatacaaagaactattttttgataaattaatagacactgaataaaggtcaaggtcattcattttaataaacatggtagccctttgccccagcatgtcacagacccaatatcaggtctcttataattagttattcacaagaagtcgtttaaagattttagccctgtgaccttgaatgacagtcaaggtctttcattttaacaaacttggtagcccttcatcccagctcgtcacagacccaatatcagatctctagtcCTCTGATTTATTtgtaagaagttgtttaaagattttagcctatttgatccatGTCAtggttcaaggtcattcatttgaacacacatatatggtagcccttcatcccagggttaatatcaggtatctaggcctctCAGTTATTCACAAGTCGTTTAAAGATATAAgtgtatttgacccctgtgaccttgaatgaaagttaaggtcacattaattttaacaaacttggtagcccttcatcccagcttgtcacagacccaataccttggcccggcaccataaaactattctcagacagaatTTTTACTCtagtatatgattttacatagacttgaTCAGTAAAAGATCTGTCTGATAATTTTTTTTGGTGCACGGCCCAGGTCTTCATGAATATAAACTAAGTGGTATACAAATAtcgtttaaataaaaatgtttttttttttttttttttttaatgtttcccAATCCAATAAAAACCTATATGGCCATGGGCTTTTTTAgatcacctgagacaaagtctcaagtcttctaaatgtatgtacaaatgtaaaattttctTCAGTATTTCCCTTATTGACACAGCCACTTTGGCTCCAGGGGTCAGAGTCATCATTAATGAAAAATCTGTTTGTACATCTCCTTAGGACATTTCTAACTATTATTTAGTGAATATCCATTTGGTACTTATAATGAGAAGtagaaatttaaaacaattgtCTGACtgtctatttcccctatttaaTCTAAGTGAGCTGACACATTATCCCTATTATGTTGGTtgtcatttgttatttttcattcaatttcaaattcatACAGTAAAATTGCAAGTAGCTCTAGTGTGTTTGgtcacaatataatacattCACGATTATCACTGGTTCTACAGTAAATGAAAACCAAACAAGAAATAACTCATCAACATTTATTGACCTATGGCAATTACATTTGCAATAACTAAAATTAGTGATATCCACATGGTTTTGTGCTCATgttcataattatattaattataatactgGTAATAGGAAACAATTTGATTGATAatcaatgatattaaaaaaaagtggGGGGTTGATAGTTAGAAATTTTACTACCTGTATTGTAGAACATTTACTTATCCTCTTAGTTACAATGTGTGCATATGTAAAACCAGGAAATGTTCACCTTTGTATCCAACTATTAATACTGATGTTGTCAACAAATTACTTTTTGTTAATGTCTTAATCTTGCACAATCATAAATTACTAATTTATATGGTGCTAACATAATACTGGGCCTTAAAGGTCTATGACAGATGATGTGCCTTGGTGCAAGAGTTCACTTGCCCTTTTACTTGTAAGTTGAAACTAAAACCGAGTACTACCAATTTTGTCTATAaaccaattacatgtaattgaaaggAATCAGAGTTCCCCCAGTCCTGACCCTCTGTTAACCTTCACATTTGAAGGTcatgaccttgaatgtaatTAAGGTACTGGTATATGAGCTTGTTTGATTTCAAATCTTCTTTCCACttcataacaaaatgtttaattgttcatacaagtaattatttattttacagttattCTAACCTACTAAAGGAACAGAGACTCTGCCCTGTTCTGTTTAGAAAATTCATTTTCTTTGTGAATGTGCTTCTTATAGTGACATTTGTTCAAATTTATTTACACAAGCGAGTTCAATATCGGATGAGTTCTCTTCTCTTAGTGCCAGAGATAAATACTATTATATTCTACAGACAGATGAACTTCTAGTATATTTTAGCTAAATCATTATACAATACGATGAAGCGTAGGTGATGAAGCGTAGGTGGTTAGATTATAGATAGACATATTTTAAGTTTATAACAGGTTAACTATAGAAAGGGAtttatagaatcttacatgggcctgtcatcatgtggacagggatatctcaacccgagcgaaagattttggctaatcaaccagaggcttgccgagagttgatggtcaaaatctttcactcaggttgagatatccctgtccacctgacaaacccatgtttgattctttttctctcatactttaacgaacaagaggcccatgggccttaacggtcatctgactcatggcacaaaacaacagtcacagtataaagtattggttaacggttaatataaacatacaaggaactccttagttgaatcatttatataaaatattattgtccttccccaatgatgtctcaaaccaaatatggatgaaatccattcaaggataaaggaggagaaggatttaaaagcttaaattaagaaaatttccgcttttgggccccgcccctctgcccctaggggtcggaccaggctcatttatataaaatattattgtccttccccaatgatgtctcaaaccaaatatggatgaaatccattcaaggataaaggaggagaaggatttaaaagcttaaattaagaaaatttccgctttttgggccccgcccctctgcccctgggggtcggaccaggctcatttatataaaatattattgtccttcccccaatgatgtttcacaccaaatatggatgaaatccattcaaggataaaggaggagtaggatttaaaagcttaaattaagaaaatttccccttttggggccccgcccctcagcccctaggggtcggaccagactcatttatatatatatgattgaccgtccctaatgatgtttcataccaaatatggatgaaattcatccaagaatgaaggaggagtaggattttacagctaaaattaagaaaatttccccatttggggcctcagcccctaggggtcggaccaggctcatttatataaaatattattgtccttccccaatgatgtctcaaaccaaatatggatgaaatccattcaaggataaaggaggagtaggatttaaaagcttaaattaagaaaatttccccttttggagccctgcccctaggggtcggaccaggctcatttatataaaatatgattgtccttccccaatgatgtctcaaaccaaatatggatgaaatccattcaaggataaaggaggagtaggatttaaaagcttaaattaagaaaatttcccatTTTGGggcccgcccctctgcccctaggggtcggacctatctcattgtttatatggaaatatttattgtaaaggAAAAAGTTTACCCACGGACgggatgtttcacaccaaaaatATGgggatgtaattcactcaagggtttaggaCTTTGTAAGATAATTCCAAGGACAATGTTTAATCTCACACATGACATTGGAGCACAGTAGTTTGAATTGTGATTTTCCAGATATctgccatttttgttttcagacCAACTCTAAAATGAAAACCAGTTGGTCATGACTACTTTGGGTTTATAAATACTGTATGTATGCAGACTAGTAGATAGGTCTATGTTATGCTAAAACTCTAACCTGACGCCTATTTGTGTAGTATCTTACAAGTATGCAATATTAGTATGCTCTACTTACATTAAAAGTATAATCAATGTCAAAGtcatacatttaaaatgtacatttaagtcagaaataattaattacatacgaatgttttgaaatattaagaCAATGAAGACTAGGTGTCAACaggaaaatatttattcaaaaaagAATGTTACAAACTGTGTAT from Argopecten irradians isolate NY chromosome 15, Ai_NY, whole genome shotgun sequence encodes:
- the LOC138309836 gene encoding uncharacterized protein translates to MQMLQRKMEDNQMSVILKKLDFDHAYNNFEREKITPDIVGKLSAVELGTLGIVNSSDMMKLRTECVKYGHTPPAKVSLDGRAPVFDLPKCTLEYLLDNGFQISDICKILQVSESTVYRRMRAYNLSKMSFCDISNDMLDLNIKKICGDFPLCGENMIKQILSKQLHIKVQRWRIRDSIHRIDSKGVSQRCKGRLHRRVYNVLAPNHLWHIDTNHKLVRWRFVIAGGIDGFSRKIMFLKCCDNNRSETVFQCFSSGVSEYGTPNKVRSDKGLENIDVANFMLSKRGLTGFITGKSTHNQRIERLWRDVYEGVLSFFLQFVLLYGRPGNLGLLGHHSFASSSLYIHERN